A region of Campylobacter suis DNA encodes the following proteins:
- a CDS encoding MmcQ/YjbR family DNA-binding protein, whose translation MLEKILSYIFTKYQVFPEQIFKKYPGYMVFRHRHNERWFGVLMSLKTKNLKDKSLIFARDKNITLINLKLEPGLVALMLDNRHFLPAYHMNKRHWISVVIDEETPLEEVFDLIDDSYKLTQNAKVKGIL comes from the coding sequence ATGCTAGAAAAAATTTTATCCTACATCTTTACCAAATATCAAGTCTTTCCAGAGCAAATTTTTAAAAAATATCCCGGCTACATGGTCTTTCGCCATAGACACAATGAAAGATGGTTTGGTGTCCTAATGAGCCTAAAGACAAAAAATTTAAAAGATAAAAGTTTAATTTTTGCAAGAGATAAAAACATAACTTTAATAAACCTAAAACTAGAGCCAGGCTTAGTAGCGTTGATGCTTGATAACAGACACTTCTTGCCAGCATATCATATGAATAAACGCCACTGGATAAGTGTCGTTATAGACGAAGAGACACCGCTTGAAGAGGTTTTTGACCTGATAGATGATAGCTACAAGCTTACACAAAATGCAAAAGTCAAAGGCATTTTATAA